DNA from Macadamia integrifolia cultivar HAES 741 chromosome 12, SCU_Mint_v3, whole genome shotgun sequence:
CCCACAGGAAAGAAAGACTGGTAGGTGGTATGAGAGGGCAGGGGTGAGGGGAACCACAAGAAGTCAGAGAGCTGAGTTGCCATACAAATGAAGAGCTGTCAATGAATTCCCTAGAAACTGATCATCTTTAATGACCTTGGCCTTCCCTTACAATTACAAACTCTCCCAACATATAATCTTCAATCCATGACAACCCCATTAATAACTCACACCAACTTCTATGTCATTCACAAGCACAAGCACAAGCACAAGCacaaagaaatataaaaaataaaatggaaatggCCAATTATGGAGGAAGAAACAACATCTTAAATAAATGGGTCTCTCTTTTATATGAAAACATTAAAAAGAAATACCAACCACCACACTATACCAAAAAAGGCAAAACCAATAATGCAATCTTTAATTAAAATCTTGGAGGCTTGGATGTAGAGTTGCTCTTGCTTCAGTCTTTGGCAAATGGCTCCCATCTCAtgacattccttttttttttttttttttaagttttaagtTTTAGGAGCAAGTTTTCCTACACTCATGGtgaataaaaattcatttatCGCCAGGGCTTTGGATGAATACGGGAAGATATTATGAACCCGAACCCGAAGATgatttgatgaagaaaaactttctcctaaaTTCTAATCTTGAAAGATAATCcagaaaaaaatcagaaacacTCAGGTGTGAGGGAATGGTCTCTCTTATAGTCTTTGCAGTAGTCATAGACCAAATAACTCCTCCGGACCCATTGCATGGCATAGTACTGTTGACGAGACAGACCACCGGAGCGATAAGGAGAGGCTGAGACTGGGTGGCAGGAGGGTGGTGCATAGGCTGAGCAACCACTGAGCTTGAAACTAGTGTATCTGCCGACAAAGGGTTGGTAGTTATAATTAGCTTTgtatcttccatcttctgtggccCACGATGAAGCGTCCCATATGGATCCATAAACCCACATTGGCCTTAATGGGAAGGTTGCATCACTTTTCCTTGGATACCTCCTTATGGGCACATCATCCACAAAGAATCTGTAAACCCCACAGAAACACACACATTcattaaaatccaaaatcatATTACATTGAAGTGCCTTAATCAGATATTTTGATATGCTTTCTGTCTTACTGTTATCCAATACTACTAATAATGCAACAATGGGGCTACTAGTAACCTTTGCTTTTGTAAATATCAACCCAAAAGAAAAGCTAGGGTCACTGGGTACTAAACATTGCTTTTGTAAATATCCAACCCAAAAGCTCGATCTATTAAGTGGATGAATTTACGTGTATATGATGGGACAGAAGGTCTCAGGGGTTACAATGTGAGATTATTGGAATTGCTTATATGTAGTCTCAGGGTTAACCGATGTGGGATTATTCTCTCATCCCAACACTCCCCATCAGGAGGAATTACATACAACAATAACAAcgaactcagccttatcccaatatGGAATTTCATGCAACATATACAAATGATTGGATGCAAGTTTTGGAATACGAATACCCGCAACAAGAGCCCAAAAACTCAAACTATTAAGTGGAGGAACTCCCAAATGTATAAGAAGGGTTGTAGGATAATTAGTAGAGGCATGATGTGGgactaaggctccgtttggtatcgttctaaaaaaacgtttctggatttttttcgttctattagaacgaaaaaacggaatcttctgtttggtgcatttatggtccgtttctgtttttttggaacaaaaagtgaagaaaaaaaaaaactgaaaaaaggagattggacggaactccaaaatggagttccgtcttcccagtttcgttctattttacaaaaaaaaaaaattcccccgataaaaatttgaaattttgaaacaccattttttcgttttaaaactgcgttttgacacagaaactgaaattttcgtttttgacatgaaacggtGTTTCTGTaatagaaacgataccaaacgggctaaCTCCCAACAACtttgtggggtgggggggggggaacagtTTTCAttggcatggtataaaaaaactatttcatAATTCATCCAAACGGACCATAACCTATTATTAAACAACATGTATATTTCCCCTtcccaagaaaggaaaaaactaTGACCTTAGCCAAAGTTTTTGCAATAAGATATAATTATGATTTAAACAGTTATTGAAATTAAATAGATGACTTACATGATCTCCTTGGGGCTCCAAAGAACACCATAGTTGTGAAAATCACTTGTTGGATCAAACCATAGATGATACTTCACCTCTCTTCCAATAATATTACCATCTCCACTTCCTTTGATGTACACATTAG
Protein-coding regions in this window:
- the LOC122057628 gene encoding probable xyloglucan endotransglucosylase/hydrolase protein 32, translating into MAFISLFLFLLMVPYGNAYWPPSPGYYPSSKFRSIGFYQGYRNLWGPQHQRLDQNTLTIWLDSTSGSGFKSIHPFRSGYFGAAIKLQSGYTAGVITSLYLSNSEAYPGYHDEIDIEFLGTTPGKPYTLQTNVYIKGSGDGNIIGREVKYHLWFDPTSDFHNYGVLWSPKEIIFFVDDVPIRRYPRKSDATFPLRPMWVYGSIWDASSWATEDGRYKANYNYQPFVGRYTSFKLSGCSAYAPPSCHPVSASPYRSGGLSRQQYYAMQWVRRSYLVYDYCKDYKRDHSLTPECF